The Deinococcus apachensis DSM 19763 genome includes the window CCGGACATTCAGGTCTGAGCGTCCTCATTTCCCGGGGATGGGCACACTCGACACCGTGAAGGGCAATTCGGGCGTCAAGCCAGGCCCGCGCCTGTTGAACTGCGAATTCACGACGAGCAGCCGCCCGTCCGTCTGGGCGATGGTGGTGGGGTAGCGCAAGCTCGCGTCCGAGAAGGGCGTCCCGATGGTGCCGCTGGCGAAGTCCGCTGCGAGCGAGATCGGCACGATGATCTTGTCCGCGTTCCGCACCACGTACAGCGTCTGGCCGTCGAGCAGAATGCCGTCGCCGTTCACGACGCTCCCGTCAATCTGAACAGGCGCCACCGAGCGGTCGGTCACCCCGATGCGGAACAGCTTGCCGTTGTACGACTGCACCACAATCAGGTACTGGCCGTCGGGCGTCGCCGCGATGCCGTTGAGGTTGAAGGCGCCAGGGGCCGTCGAGTACGGAATGGTCGTGCTCACGTCCAGCCACGCCTCGGCCGCGCCGCTGCCCCCCGTCCCCGCCGTCCTGGGCACCCGGAAGATGACCGGCCGCAGCGAGTCCGTGAAATACGCGTAGTCGCCCGCCAACGCCACGTCGTTGATAAAGCTCGCGCCCGTCGGCGTGCTGTAGGCCCGCAGCAGCGCCCCGGTGTTCGCGTCGTACGAGAACATCTTGCCGGTGCTGCCCCCCGCGATGAACAGGCGGCCCGCCCCGTCCGCCTTCAGCCCCACGGCGGTGGTGCGCCCATCCGCGCCGCCCGGCAGGAACACTTCTGTGGTGGGGGTGCCGAGGGTGCCGCGGTAGACCGTACCATCCGTCGTGCTGGTCACGTAAAAGTTCCTGGTATCCGGCCGAAGCGCCACGCCCTCGGGGAACACGGCGCCCGCATTGGTCGGCGTGTCGGGAAGGATGTAGCGGGTGACCTCGGCGGGACGGGGGAGGGCGCCACAACCCGTCAGAGCGGCAGCGGCGAGGAGCAGCAGAGCAGCTTTGCGCGGAGGCATGTTCTGGTTATATGCCGCCTGGCAGTCAGGGGGTGAAAGGCGAGTTGACTCTCTTTTCACCCCTGTCGAGCTGAGCCCCTGCTACTGCGACCTTCTGCCCCGGGGGGAGCCAGATTCCCCACCCTGGGTGACCAGCGCCATAGGTGCACATCCAGGCCGCGAGGTGTGAGCACGACGGCGCCGGGGGCGAGCGTGAAGCGGCCCAAGGGTCCCGTCCCCACCCTCAGTTCACCCTGCGAGGAGGGTGGGCACTCTTTTACCCGGCAGTGGCGGTCCGGGTCCGGGCCAGCCCCATGGCGAGCAGCAGCAGCCCCACGTTGAGCAGGGCAATCACCTCGAACAGCACCCGGGGCTGCCCGTGGTACAGCAGGCCCCCGAGGCCCGCGGCCGGGATGGACAGCAGCAGGCTCAGGAGCTGCACGCCCGAGTACAGGTCTGCCCCCCCGCGCTGCGGCAGGCGGCCGAACAGCACCGCGTCCCGGTAGGTCTGCGTCAGGAAGGTTGCGGCCGAGAGCACGCAGACCACTCCCAGCAGGACCGCCAGGTTCCCGGCGGGAATCAGCAGCACCAGGGCCGCGCCGACCAGCCCCAGCACCCGCGTGCCGACCAGGGTCCGCTCGGCGGGCACTCCGGCCAGGCGCCGCAGCACCAGCCCGTACATCAGCGCGGTCACGGCGGCCGTCGCCACCGGTACCCACGACAGCGCCCCCACGCTGAAGCCCAGCGCCTCCCGGTAGAAGAGAATCTGAAACAGCCCCAACTGCTCCAGAAAGACGCTGAGCGTGTAAAAGGCCACCACGGCGGGCAGCCCCGGATGCTGGCGCATGGCGAGGACCTGCCGCAGCGTGAGGCTCACGCTCTGCCAGGGGTGCAGCTCGCGGTGTTCCTGAATCGCGGCCTGGCCCACCTGGGTCTCCTGCGTGATGGCGTTGCGCCACAGGAACATTACCGTCATGCCCACGCCGCCCAGGGCGTAGAACACGCTCATGGTCGGCACGACCCCGTAGCGCGACATCGGCAGCCCGATCAGCGGGGTCAGGAGGCCGCAGCCCGCCACGATCAGGTTCAGGATGCCCAGGACCCGCGCCCGCTGCGACTGCTCCACGTCCTCGATGGTGAGCAGGCTCCAGGAGACGCTGGCGATGCGGACCACCGCATTGAGGACGGCGGCCAGCACGAAGGCCTCGAACGAGCGGGCGACGGCCCAGACGAACATCGGCAGGGTCCACGAGATCAGGTCGGCGAGCAGGGTGGCCCGCTTGCGGCCCAGGCGGTTGGTGACCGGCGCGGCCAGCACCTGAAACACGAAGGAGCAGGCCAGCGTGATCGAGCCCACCCACCCGATCTGGGGGCTCGTCAGGCCCACCTCGCGCATGTACAGGGGCGCGTAGTAGAGCACCACGACGCCGAAGACCGCCCACAAGGGCTCGGTGATGATGGCGCCGCGGGCGTTGCGCGGCAGGCCTTTGAGCGAGGGCCAGGGGCGCCGGAGTTGAAGGGTACGCAGGGGGTTTCTCCTTGGGCCGCCTGATCGGGATAGAGGCAGACGCCCCGACAGGATAGGGGCTGGGCCGCCACCAGGCCCGGGCACGTCTGGCTTCGCCCTTCCGGCTTGGACGATTTGAATACCCCTCGTGCCACGTCGGCGTGAAGCGGCAATTGATCGCGTGGACCAGGCTGCCTCCCACATTCCCTCCCCACAAAGCTCAACGGCTGGCCCAGACGGCGAGAAGGGATGCCCGGCGAACTATGGGCATCCCTTCTCTTCTTCCCACCGTGAGTGCGTCCGGGACGGCCGTGAGCCCCGTGCCCGGTACGGCTCGCCGCTAACCTCTGCCCTGGGACAGCCCGCCTACCGCCCCACGCCCACCAGTTCGAGTGACACAGCCTCCGGCATCACCGGGGTCGGCCGCACCTCGAACTGCACCAGCTCCGCGGCGCTCAGCACCAGGAAGGTGCCGCCGTCGTCGTCGAGGCACTCCATCATCAACATCTCCGCGTTCAGGGGCTGCATGGACAGGACGCGCGCTTCCCGCGGGCCGCGCAGGTAAAGTCCGTGCGCCCTGTCGCCCAGCCGCTCGCCCAACGCTTGCATGCCGTCGATGAACCGCTGCGTGCCGGTCGCGTCCTGGGTGTACGCCGGGAACTTCCGCCTGAGGGTCACGTCCAGCATGCTCCACCTTCTCCTTCCGCGGCGCTCGGCGCACCAGCAGCAACTCGGCGATCTACCAGCCTGTGCCGTCCTTAGGTGCCTCCATATTACGCTAACAACATAATCGATTGATTAGATTGACCTTTAACAGAAGAAAGGGTTATTTTTCCCGTCCTGAACGCAGTTTTTGGCGATCTCGCATGCTTATCGGACCGTCTTGTGAAGCCTGGTCCCAAGGGGGAGAAAACCCGCGCCACAACGCATTTATATGCCGGACAGCTCCATTCCGGCAGCCTGCAACGTGGCGTAGACGCCACCCGCGCGCAGGAGCTCGTCGTGGGTGCCCTCCTCGGCGATGCCGTCCCCCGTCAGCACCACGATCCGCCCGGCGTTTCGCACGGTGGAGAGGCGGTGGGCGATCACCAGCGTGGTGCGCCGCCGTGCCAGCCGTTCCAGGGCGTCCTGCACGACGCGCTCGCTCTCGTTGTCCAGGGCGCTCGTCGCCTCGTCGAAGATCAGGATGGGCGGGTCTTTCAGAAAGACGCGCGCCACGCTCAGGCGCTGTTTCTGCCCGCCGGAGAGCTTCACACCGCGCTGGCCGATGTCGGTGTGATAGCCCTGCGGGAGCGCCAGGATGAAGTCGTGCGCCCCCGCCTGCCGGGCCGCCTCGATAACCTCCGCCTCGCTGGCCTCCGGGCGCCCGTAGCGGATGTTCTCCAGGACCGTTCCGGCGAACAGGTAGACCTCCTGCTGCACCACGCCGATCTGGCGCCGCAGCGAGTGCAGGCGGATGTCCCGGACCGACACGCCGTCAATCAGGATGCGGCCCTCCGTCACGTCGTAAAAGCGCGGGATCAGGGCACAGAGGGTACTTTTCCCGACCCCTGAAGCGCCCACCAGCGCGACGAATTCTCCCGGCCGGATATAAAGATTGATGTCCCTCAGCACTGGGCCAGAGCCCGACGGATATTCGAAGGAGACGTGCTCGAACCGGATGCCCCC containing:
- a CDS encoding SMP-30/gluconolactonase/LRE family protein; amino-acid sequence: MPPRKAALLLLAAAALTGCGALPRPAEVTRYILPDTPTNAGAVFPEGVALRPDTRNFYVTSTTDGTVYRGTLGTPTTEVFLPGGADGRTTAVGLKADGAGRLFIAGGSTGKMFSYDANTGALLRAYSTPTGASFINDVALAGDYAYFTDSLRPVIFRVPRTAGTGGSGAAEAWLDVSTTIPYSTAPGAFNLNGIAATPDGQYLIVVQSYNGKLFRIGVTDRSVAPVQIDGSVVNGDGILLDGQTLYVVRNADKIIVPISLAADFASGTIGTPFSDASLRYPTTIAQTDGRLLVVNSQFNRRGPGLTPELPFTVSSVPIPGK
- a CDS encoding MFS transporter encodes the protein MWAVFGVVVLYYAPLYMREVGLTSPQIGWVGSITLACSFVFQVLAAPVTNRLGRKRATLLADLISWTLPMFVWAVARSFEAFVLAAVLNAVVRIASVSWSLLTIEDVEQSQRARVLGILNLIVAGCGLLTPLIGLPMSRYGVVPTMSVFYALGGVGMTVMFLWRNAITQETQVGQAAIQEHRELHPWQSVSLTLRQVLAMRQHPGLPAVVAFYTLSVFLEQLGLFQILFYREALGFSVGALSWVPVATAAVTALMYGLVLRRLAGVPAERTLVGTRVLGLVGAALVLLIPAGNLAVLLGVVCVLSAATFLTQTYRDAVLFGRLPQRGGADLYSGVQLLSLLLSIPAAGLGGLLYHGQPRVLFEVIALLNVGLLLLAMGLARTRTATAG